In the Tepidimicrobium xylanilyticum genome, one interval contains:
- a CDS encoding tryptophanase: protein MKSKYYAEPFRIKMVEPIKILTAEERLEKIKEAHYNLFYLDSEDVYIDLLSDSGTGAMSTAQWAGMMVGDEAYSGSRNYKRLVRTAQDIFGYKYIQPVHQGRAAEKVVLPIILGPGKYAISNMHFDTTRAHVEIAGARAIDCVVPEALDTEVYSPFKGNMDTVKLRQLIEEYGPENIGVIIMTITNNSAGGQPVSMSNLRETSEIAEEYNIPLLIDAARFAENAYFIKNREEGYQDKSIREIVLEMFSYGKMFTMSSKKDAIVNIGGLIGIKDDEKLYEEVKARTISFEGFISYGGLAGRDLEALAIGLEEGIEYDYLKYRIGQMEYLAARLDEANIPYQAPVGGHAVFIDAKKLLPHIPYYEFPGHALAVELYKEAGIRSCDIGSFMIGNDPDTGEQIQSQFEFTRLAIPRRVYTQSHLDVVADTLIAIKERADSISGYRIIWEPKILRHFTAKLEPVK from the coding sequence ATGAAGTCTAAATATTATGCTGAACCATTTAGAATAAAAATGGTGGAACCTATAAAGATTTTAACTGCTGAAGAACGGCTGGAAAAGATTAAAGAAGCCCATTATAATCTTTTTTATTTAGACTCAGAGGATGTTTATATTGACTTGTTAAGTGATAGTGGTACTGGTGCCATGAGTACAGCTCAATGGGCTGGGATGATGGTTGGAGACGAGGCCTATTCAGGTTCGAGGAATTATAAGCGATTAGTAAGAACAGCTCAGGATATTTTTGGCTATAAGTACATACAGCCAGTACACCAGGGAAGAGCAGCAGAAAAGGTAGTTTTACCTATTATATTAGGACCAGGCAAATATGCCATATCCAATATGCATTTTGATACCACAAGAGCCCATGTGGAAATAGCGGGAGCAAGGGCTATAGACTGTGTAGTGCCAGAGGCTTTAGATACTGAGGTTTACAGTCCTTTTAAAGGGAATATGGATACCGTCAAATTGAGACAGCTTATAGAAGAATATGGGCCAGAAAATATTGGAGTCATCATAATGACTATTACCAATAATAGTGCAGGTGGTCAGCCAGTTTCCATGTCAAATCTTAGAGAAACATCTGAAATAGCTGAAGAGTATAATATACCTTTATTAATAGATGCAGCAAGATTTGCGGAAAATGCTTACTTTATTAAGAATAGAGAAGAAGGATATCAAGATAAGTCCATTAGGGAAATAGTCCTTGAAATGTTTAGCTATGGGAAAATGTTTACCATGAGCTCTAAAAAGGATGCCATAGTCAACATAGGTGGGTTAATAGGAATTAAAGATGATGAAAAATTATATGAAGAAGTCAAGGCAAGGACCATATCCTTTGAAGGTTTTATTTCCTATGGTGGCTTGGCAGGTAGAGACCTTGAAGCATTAGCTATTGGTCTAGAAGAGGGAATTGAATATGATTATTTAAAATATAGGATAGGGCAAATGGAGTACCTGGCAGCCAGACTTGATGAGGCTAATATTCCTTATCAAGCCCCAGTTGGTGGTCATGCAGTGTTCATAGATGCAAAGAAACTGCTTCCACATATACCCTATTATGAGTTTCCAGGTCATGCTTTGGCAGTGGAATTATATAAGGAGGCAGGAATTAGAAGCTGCGATATAGGTTCCTTTATGATAGGCAATGACCCAGATACGGGAGAACAGATCCAATCTCAATTTGAATTTACTAGGCTGGCCATCCCAAGAAGGGTTTACACTCAGTCCCATTTAGATGTGGTTGCTGATACTTTAATAGCTATTAAGGAAAGGGCTGATTCCATATCTGGATACAGGATAATCTGGGAACCTAAGATTCTTCGCCATTTTACAGCCAAGTTGGAACCAGTTAAATAG
- a CDS encoding NAD(P)H-hydrate epimerase has protein sequence MLTISCSQMKAMDSYAINNIGIPSIVLMENAALKVLKNIDLKNKNYFTIVCGVGNNGGDGLALARHLALINKKIDLFIIGNLDKGTKDFNINLNILKNMDTNFTHIKNDGGLEKLKEAAKNGDLTIDSIFGIGLTRKVQDLFYKTIEIINYYSKEILSIDIPSGLDGDTGVPLGISVKANKTITFHLMKKGLANNIYYTGDVVVEDIGIPNKATEAVLKMD, from the coding sequence ATGTTAACCATCAGCTGTAGCCAAATGAAAGCTATGGATAGCTATGCAATTAATAATATTGGAATTCCAAGCATAGTACTAATGGAAAATGCCGCCTTAAAAGTATTAAAGAATATTGATCTAAAAAATAAGAACTACTTTACCATTGTGTGTGGAGTGGGCAATAATGGTGGCGACGGACTAGCCCTAGCTCGTCATTTAGCATTAATAAATAAAAAAATTGACCTATTCATAATAGGAAATCTAGATAAGGGAACCAAGGATTTTAATATTAACCTTAATATACTCAAAAACATGGATACAAATTTTACACATATAAAGAATGATGGAGGCTTAGAAAAGTTAAAGGAAGCTGCTAAAAATGGAGATTTAACTATAGATTCCATCTTTGGAATTGGCCTAACAAGAAAGGTTCAAGACTTGTTCTATAAAACTATAGAAATTATAAACTACTATTCAAAGGAAATCCTTTCTATAGATATCCCATCAGGATTAGATGGTGATACAGGCGTCCCACTAGGAATTTCAGTTAAAGCTAATAAGACCATTACATTCCATCTGATGAAAAAAGGACTTGCCAATAATATATATTACACTGGAGATGTCGTAGTAGAAGACATCGGCATTCCAAATAAAGCCACAGAAGCTGTCCTAAAAATGGATTAG
- a CDS encoding sensor domain-containing diguanylate cyclase has translation MYGMRLTKEGNLNLDAYSNDNDLTLKTLSYEKLEVLDKFINVPMILLNDKEVLYLNGGCLEVLGYEKGSLAEDKPLDLSKLIPDESSIEFISSVINNVISPVNHRFTMYNKCNERRHFELKGEIVIYNSEKCILATLRDISYSKELESYIFRISELRRLMLEVTRLALEIDDIHQLFQLILEITLKCIEGGTVGTIMINKGDHFIVGSQVGFFDDIKDFKLPFEDAFLYRATNGKMDRIAIISDLMNSNKYYRIRTKYGEEIFIKSSLSAPIYVRGKLLGMINIDSIENNSFDEDDVKTMEFIRNYIEIIISNYLLYEEKCHLAKYDYLTQFYNRSCFEEKTGVILENAASCSESFNLIIFDINDLKEVNDSLGHLAGDEVIKKFASILKNNIRKTDIVGRLGGDEFVGVFFNTNKENLNKKFLNLLKKMESQTIMIRGKEIKCTFSYGIANFPEDGATFKELVSVADKRMYQFKKEYKAKL, from the coding sequence ATGTATGGGATGAGATTGACCAAGGAGGGAAATCTAAATTTGGATGCCTATTCTAATGATAATGATTTAACATTAAAAACCCTAAGTTATGAAAAACTGGAGGTTTTAGATAAGTTTATCAATGTGCCAATGATTCTATTAAATGATAAAGAAGTTTTATATTTAAATGGTGGTTGCTTGGAAGTGCTAGGATATGAGAAAGGTAGTTTAGCAGAGGATAAACCTTTAGACCTATCAAAATTAATTCCAGATGAAAGCTCTATCGAATTTATTAGTTCTGTTATTAACAACGTTATATCCCCTGTTAACCATAGATTTACTATGTATAATAAGTGTAATGAAAGAAGACATTTTGAGCTTAAAGGAGAAATAGTAATCTATAATTCAGAAAAATGTATCCTAGCTACCTTAAGGGATATTTCATATTCAAAGGAGTTAGAGTCTTATATTTTCAGGATTTCTGAGCTTAGAAGATTAATGCTTGAAGTAACAAGGCTTGCTTTAGAAATAGATGATATACACCAATTGTTCCAATTGATTTTAGAAATTACATTGAAATGCATTGAAGGCGGTACAGTTGGGACCATAATGATCAATAAGGGTGACCATTTTATTGTTGGTTCACAAGTAGGTTTTTTCGATGATATAAAGGACTTTAAATTGCCCTTTGAAGATGCTTTCCTATACAGGGCTACCAATGGAAAGATGGATAGGATTGCAATTATTTCAGATTTGATGAATTCTAACAAGTATTATCGCATTAGAACTAAATACGGAGAAGAGATTTTTATAAAATCTTCCTTATCAGCTCCAATCTACGTAAGGGGAAAATTATTGGGTATGATTAATATTGATTCAATAGAAAATAACTCTTTTGATGAAGATGACGTAAAAACTATGGAGTTCATTCGTAATTATATTGAAATTATTATTTCAAATTACCTTTTATATGAAGAAAAATGTCATTTGGCTAAGTATGACTATTTAACTCAATTTTATAATAGGTCCTGCTTTGAAGAAAAAACTGGGGTTATATTAGAAAATGCTGCAAGCTGTAGCGAATCTTTTAATTTAATTATTTTCGACATTAATGATTTGAAGGAGGTTAATGATTCACTAGGGCATTTGGCAGGGGATGAAGTAATTAAAAAATTCGCTAGCATACTTAAGAATAATATTAGAAAAACTGATATTGTAGGTAGGCTAGGGGGAGATGAATTTGTTGGGGTCTTTTTCAATACTAACAAGGAAAATCTCAACAAAAAATTTCTAAATTTATTAAAAAAAATGGAAAGTCAAACTATTATGATAAGAGGTAAAGAAATCAAATGTACCTTTAGCTATGGTATAGCAAATTTTCCGGAGGATGGAGCAACTTTCAAAGAGTTAGTATCAGTAGCAGATAAAAGGATGTATCAATTCAAAAAGGAATACAAAGCAAAATTATAA
- a CDS encoding undecaprenyl-diphosphate phosphatase gives MAFIEIIKAIILGIIEGITEWLPISSTGHMIIVDEFLKLNASEEFKEMFFVVIQLGAILAVVLLYFNKLNPFSTKKTSREKIDIWNLWFKVVVATIPAAIIGFLFDDLLNELFYNYKTVAIMLIVYGVLFIIVENRNRYRKPLVKDLKDLTYKIALYIGLFQVLALIPGTSRSGATILGAMIVGTSRKVAAEFTFFLAIPVMFGASLLKLVKFGLAFAGLELIILLVGTLVSFLVSIVAIKFLLRYIKRNDFKAFGYYRIVLGLIVILYFALIN, from the coding sequence ATGGCATTTATTGAAATCATAAAAGCAATTATTTTAGGTATTATCGAAGGAATAACGGAGTGGCTGCCCATTAGTAGCACGGGACATATGATAATAGTTGATGAATTCTTAAAACTTAATGCCTCTGAGGAATTCAAGGAAATGTTCTTTGTTGTTATACAATTGGGAGCAATTTTGGCAGTAGTTTTACTCTATTTTAATAAATTAAATCCTTTTTCTACTAAGAAGACTAGTAGAGAAAAAATAGATATCTGGAATCTATGGTTTAAGGTAGTTGTAGCCACAATACCTGCAGCAATTATTGGGTTTCTGTTTGACGATTTATTAAATGAACTATTTTATAATTATAAGACTGTAGCTATAATGCTTATTGTATATGGTGTACTTTTCATTATAGTTGAAAATAGAAATAGGTATAGGAAACCTTTAGTGAAGGACCTAAAAGACTTAACATATAAAATTGCCTTATACATAGGCTTATTCCAGGTATTAGCGTTAATACCTGGCACATCCAGATCAGGTGCTACTATACTTGGAGCTATGATAGTGGGTACATCTAGGAAAGTTGCAGCAGAATTTACATTCTTTTTAGCAATTCCTGTAATGTTTGGAGCTAGCCTATTAAAATTAGTCAAATTTGGATTAGCTTTTGCTGGCTTAGAATTAATTATACTATTAGTTGGAACTTTAGTGTCTTTCTTGGTTTCAATAGTAGCAATTAAGTTTCTGTTAAGATATATTAAGCGAAATGACTTTAAAGCTTTTGGATACTACAGGATTGTATTGGGTTTAATAGTAATATTATACTTTGCTCTTATAAACTGA